From Sediminibacterium sp. TEGAF015, a single genomic window includes:
- the hemN gene encoding oxygen-independent coproporphyrinogen III oxidase produces the protein MKKDLIELLNKYDVPVPRYTSYPTVPYWNKDQFTTDKWLETINNRFVKEQNELSLYIHLPFCEELCTYCACNKRITKNHGTEAPYLAAVLKEWEMYLNVFPGKPIIREIHLGGGTPTFFSPEHLKQLIQGLVKNFEVVKDHEFSIEVHPNYTTFEHLEALRSVGFNRISLGVQDFNYDVQYIINRIQTFEETKRVIDQARQLGFESVNLDLIYGLPKQTLASIEHTIAQTKLLMPDRIAFYSYAHVPWKSKGQRRYSDADVPVAAEKIAMYSLGNAMLSEAGFKSIGMDHFALPSDKLVKSYDEGSLHRNFMGYTTTNNKLLIGLGTSSISDSWEGFAQNDKEVESYQDKINAGNWAFVNGHVLSALDGQIRRLILDLMCQGKLVLDSSHFSAEHLLFIKQKWSEMEADGLVRWNDQNLTVQPEGRLFIRNITAVIDQYLFKTGTAKQQFSKAL, from the coding sequence GTGAAAAAAGATCTGATTGAACTATTAAATAAATATGATGTACCCGTACCTAGGTATACTAGTTATCCAACGGTACCCTATTGGAATAAGGACCAGTTTACTACGGATAAATGGTTAGAAACAATCAATAACAGATTTGTAAAGGAACAAAATGAATTATCCCTTTATATTCACTTGCCCTTTTGTGAAGAGTTGTGTACCTATTGTGCCTGTAATAAAAGAATCACAAAAAACCATGGTACAGAAGCCCCCTATCTTGCTGCTGTTTTAAAAGAATGGGAGATGTATTTGAATGTCTTTCCTGGCAAACCCATTATTCGTGAAATTCATTTAGGCGGAGGAACACCCACTTTTTTTTCACCCGAACATTTGAAACAATTGATCCAAGGATTGGTGAAAAACTTTGAAGTGGTAAAAGATCATGAATTCAGTATTGAAGTGCATCCCAATTATACAACCTTTGAGCATTTAGAAGCACTTAGATCTGTTGGGTTTAATCGTATCAGTTTGGGTGTTCAGGATTTCAACTATGATGTTCAGTATATTATCAATCGTATTCAAACATTTGAAGAAACAAAACGAGTAATTGATCAAGCGCGTCAGTTGGGTTTTGAAAGCGTGAATCTGGATTTGATTTATGGATTGCCCAAACAAACACTGGCTTCTATTGAACATACAATTGCGCAAACAAAATTATTGATGCCAGATCGAATTGCTTTTTATTCCTATGCACATGTGCCTTGGAAGTCTAAAGGCCAACGTAGATACAGCGATGCTGATGTACCGGTTGCGGCAGAAAAGATTGCTATGTATAGTTTGGGGAATGCCATGTTAAGTGAAGCAGGATTCAAAAGTATAGGTATGGATCATTTTGCTTTGCCCTCAGATAAATTGGTCAAGTCTTATGATGAAGGGAGTTTGCACCGAAATTTTATGGGGTACACTACCACGAATAACAAATTACTGATTGGCTTAGGTACATCTAGTATTAGTGATAGTTGGGAAGGATTTGCCCAAAATGATAAAGAAGTTGAGTCATATCAAGATAAAATCAATGCCGGGAACTGGGCTTTTGTGAATGGACATGTATTATCGGCATTAGATGGTCAGATTCGCAGATTGATATTAGACTTGATGTGTCAGGGTAAATTGGTGCTGGATTCTTCCCATTTTTCAGCGGAGCATCTTCTTTTCATTAAGCAAAAATGGAGTGAAATGGAAGCAGATGGATTGGTTCGCTGGAATGATCAAAACCTAACTGTTCAACCTGAAGGAAGATTATTCATTAGAAACATTACAGCTGTTATAGATCAATACCTTTTTAAAACAGGTACAGCAAAACAACAATTCAGTAAAGCGTTATAA
- the hemH gene encoding ferrochelatase has protein sequence MAKKILLLGNLGSPNSPSTKDVRKYLDEFLMDERVIDIPYFIRYLLVKGIIVPFRAPQSAKKYKTIWTKEGSPLITITNQLANLVHQKTNIPVYVCMRYANPTPKFALDAIQREHPDAEEVVFLPLYPHYAMSSYETAVKHVISNHERGGYAFSLSVIKPYYKDEKYIQALAESIRLYLKEKHDHILFSYHGIPVRHLKKTDPTKNHCAKCDNCCEIASDAHAVCYRHQVKVTTEMVAQYLGLPEGRFSFSFQSRLGSDKWLQPYTAAELKTFPKKGIKNLIVVSPAFVSDCLETLEEIHVEGREEFEEAGGENYVTVPCLNTDALWIDAIAHLINT, from the coding sequence ATGGCCAAGAAAATTCTATTGCTAGGAAATTTGGGATCCCCTAATTCCCCTTCTACAAAAGATGTAAGGAAATATCTGGATGAATTCCTTATGGATGAAAGGGTAATTGATATTCCTTATTTTATACGATACCTATTGGTCAAGGGAATTATTGTTCCTTTCCGGGCTCCACAGAGTGCCAAAAAATACAAAACCATTTGGACAAAAGAAGGATCCCCTTTAATCACGATTACCAATCAGTTGGCAAATTTGGTACATCAAAAAACAAATATACCTGTGTATGTTTGTATGCGTTACGCAAATCCAACGCCGAAATTTGCCTTAGATGCCATTCAGCGGGAACATCCCGATGCGGAAGAAGTAGTTTTCCTTCCCTTGTATCCGCACTACGCCATGAGTAGTTACGAAACTGCAGTTAAGCATGTAATATCTAATCATGAAAGGGGGGGGTATGCATTTAGTCTTTCAGTTATTAAGCCTTATTATAAGGATGAAAAATATATTCAAGCATTGGCAGAATCCATTCGTCTATACTTGAAAGAGAAACATGACCATATATTATTTAGTTACCATGGTATACCTGTTCGCCATCTCAAAAAGACCGATCCAACAAAAAATCATTGTGCCAAATGTGATAATTGTTGTGAAATTGCTTCTGATGCACATGCAGTATGTTATCGTCATCAAGTGAAAGTTACCACAGAAATGGTTGCACAATATTTAGGGTTACCCGAAGGTAGATTTAGCTTTTCATTCCAATCACGTTTGGGTAGCGATAAGTGGTTGCAACCCTATACTGCAGCGGAATTAAAAACTTTTCCTAAAAAGGGGATTAAAAATTTAATTGTTGTATCACCTGCTTTTGTAAGTGATTGTTTAGAAACATTGGAAGAAATACATGTAGAAGGCAGAGAAGAGTTTGAGGAAGCTGGTGGTGAAAATTATGTTACTGTTCCTTGCCTAAATACGGATGCTTTGTGGATAGATGCCATTGCTCATTTGATAAATACATAG
- a CDS encoding CopD family protein gives MNFFYIKALHIIFVVTWFSGMFYLCRLFIYQREAFDKPVDEKSILLAQFEIMTRRLIYAITLPSAVITFVLGISLLLYYPFIPGWLWLKIFFVLLLFLYQASLHVIYQHHARKWFPYTSQQLRLWNEVPTILLISIVMLVVVREKISIVYGLVGIIGISTTIVFFINLYKKRRNSKN, from the coding sequence ATGAATTTCTTCTATATAAAAGCCTTGCATATCATTTTTGTGGTGACCTGGTTCAGCGGAATGTTTTATTTATGCAGACTGTTTATTTATCAACGTGAGGCATTTGATAAGCCAGTGGATGAAAAAAGCATATTGCTTGCTCAATTTGAGATAATGACTCGACGGCTTATATATGCAATAACATTGCCTTCTGCTGTTATAACTTTTGTACTGGGTATTTCCCTTCTCTTATACTATCCTTTCATTCCCGGCTGGTTATGGCTCAAAATTTTCTTCGTTTTACTCTTATTTCTTTACCAAGCATCCTTGCATGTAATTTATCAGCATCATGCTAGAAAATGGTTTCCTTATACTAGCCAGCAATTGAGGCTATGGAATGAAGTACCAACGATATTGTTAATCTCGATTGTTATGCTTGTTGTTGTAAGGGAAAAGATCAGTATTGTTTATGGGCTGGTGGGTATTATTGGAATCAGCACTACAATTGTGTTCTTTATTAATCTGTACAAAAAAAGGCGAAATTCAAAAAACTAA
- the glpK gene encoding glycerol kinase GlpK — MQQYILSFDQGTTSSRAILFDKNGAIFSTAQKEFTQIFPQPGWVEHDANEIWSTQIGVAAEAITKAGLSIQNIAAIGITNQRETTVVWNKTTGVPVYNAIVWQDRRTANYCDSLKAAGHAAMIQEKTGLIIDAYFSATKVKWILDNVSGARALAEKGELIMGTIDTWLVWKLTNGQVHVTDVSNASRTMLYNIHSLQWDRELLELFDIPAAMLPQVKSSSEIYGTTQSILTSHPVPIAGIAGDQQAALFGQQCTQPGMVKNTYGTGCFMLMNTGEKPVRSTNQLLTTIAWQINGVTQYALEGSVFIAGAVVQWLRDGLQIIRSSAEVETLAAQVSSADGVYVVPAFAGLGAPYWNQHARGTIVGITRGTTRAHIARAAVESIAYQTMDVLKAMEADAGISIKELRVDGGATVNNTLMQFQSDLLQTSVVRPTTVETTALGAAYLAGLAVGYWGSVSEIQSIWERDRVFTPSMSLASRDELAAGWAKAVGAAMNY; from the coding sequence ATGCAACAGTATATCCTTTCTTTTGACCAAGGAACCACGAGTAGCCGTGCCATTTTATTTGATAAAAACGGGGCGATTTTTTCTACCGCGCAAAAAGAATTCACACAGATTTTTCCGCAACCCGGTTGGGTAGAGCACGATGCCAATGAAATCTGGAGTACCCAAATTGGTGTTGCCGCAGAAGCCATTACCAAAGCGGGTTTGAGCATTCAAAATATTGCAGCTATTGGTATTACGAATCAGCGTGAGACCACTGTGGTTTGGAATAAAACTACGGGGGTTCCTGTGTATAATGCCATTGTTTGGCAGGATAGAAGAACCGCCAATTATTGCGACTCTTTAAAAGCTGCAGGTCATGCAGCGATGATTCAAGAGAAAACAGGGTTGATTATAGATGCCTATTTTTCTGCTACCAAAGTGAAGTGGATACTCGATAATGTTTCGGGTGCTCGTGCCTTGGCTGAGAAGGGTGAACTCATCATGGGTACCATTGATACCTGGTTGGTTTGGAAACTCACCAACGGTCAAGTACATGTTACCGATGTGTCGAATGCATCGCGTACGATGCTTTACAATATTCATTCCTTGCAGTGGGATCGCGAATTACTCGAGCTCTTCGATATCCCGGCAGCCATGCTCCCCCAAGTAAAAAGTTCCAGTGAAATTTATGGTACTACACAAAGTATTTTGACTTCGCATCCCGTGCCGATTGCAGGGATTGCAGGTGATCAGCAAGCCGCTTTGTTTGGTCAACAATGCACCCAGCCGGGCATGGTAAAAAATACCTACGGTACGGGCTGTTTTATGTTGATGAATACAGGTGAGAAACCTGTGCGTTCTACCAATCAATTGCTAACTACCATTGCCTGGCAAATCAATGGTGTTACGCAGTATGCATTGGAAGGTTCTGTATTTATTGCAGGGGCCGTGGTGCAATGGTTGCGCGATGGTTTGCAAATCATTCGTTCTTCTGCAGAAGTGGAAACCCTTGCTGCACAAGTGTCTTCTGCTGATGGCGTTTATGTGGTGCCGGCTTTCGCGGGATTGGGAGCGCCGTATTGGAATCAACACGCGCGCGGTACGATTGTGGGGATTACACGCGGTACTACCCGAGCGCATATTGCGCGAGCTGCAGTGGAAAGCATTGCCTATCAAACCATGGATGTGTTGAAAGCGATGGAAGCCGATGCAGGTATTTCTATCAAAGAGTTGCGCGTGGACGGTGGAGCAACGGTTAACAATACCCTAATGCAGTTTCAAAGTGATTTATTACAAACTTCGGTGGTACGTCCTACTACGGTGGAAACCACGGCACTGGGTGCGGCTTATTTAGCCGGACTGGCCGTTGGCTACTGGGGTTCTGTTTCAGAGATTCAAAGTATCTGGGAGCGTGATCGAGTATTTACTCCCTCTATGTCTTTGGCTTCACGCGACGAACTAGCTGCGGGTTGGGCAAAAGCGGTAGGTGCGGCGATGAATTATTAG
- a CDS encoding HipA N-terminal domain-containing protein, translating to MFVSFTMPVRKQPYISKRLFPFFDGLIPEGWLLNIASESWKINQLIINTLLFYQSIEFNLSII from the coding sequence TTGTTTGTCAGTTTTACTATGCCTGTTCGTAAGCAGCCATATATTAGTAAAAGATTATTCCCATTTTTTGATGGACTGATTCCAGAGGGTTGGTTGTTGAATATAGCTTCAGAAAGTTGGAAGATTAATCAATTGATTATAAACACACTTCTATTTTATCAATCAATAGAATTCAATTTATCAATCATTTGA
- a CDS encoding Fic family protein → MPKKSENRKEEILEFIQEHPNCTSQVILDGLKLEISVATLRRKLQDLVAEELIVLIGELKSRRYEMSPAYKMIRPIHLEQYFEKEIDERNILEKFNIDLISQTLHAISIFTKAELDHLHILQKKFASNISKLSETEYNKEMERLAIDLSWKSSQIEGNTYSLLETERLLKDKETAAGKTKEEATMLLNHKAALDFIIEHTNYIEPITVSSIEDIHSILVKELDIKRNIRNGRVGITGTNYKPLDNAFQIKEALTAMCALINEKENVFEKALLVLVLISYIQPFADGNKRTARIISNAILMNHQYCPISFRTVDSIEYKKAMLVFYELNNISPFKNIFINQFEFAVNTYF, encoded by the coding sequence ATGCCCAAAAAATCTGAAAATAGAAAAGAAGAGATTCTTGAATTTATTCAAGAGCATCCCAATTGTACTTCACAGGTAATTTTGGATGGGTTAAAGCTAGAAATAAGTGTAGCTACTTTGCGCAGAAAGCTTCAAGATTTAGTAGCAGAGGAGTTGATAGTTCTTATTGGAGAACTGAAAAGCAGACGATATGAAATGAGTCCTGCTTATAAAATGATTCGACCCATTCATCTTGAACAATATTTTGAAAAAGAAATTGACGAGCGAAATATTTTGGAGAAATTCAATATCGATTTGATTAGCCAAACACTTCATGCGATTTCAATTTTTACAAAAGCAGAGCTAGATCATTTACATATTTTACAGAAAAAGTTTGCATCCAATATATCCAAATTGTCTGAAACAGAGTACAACAAAGAGATGGAAAGGTTGGCCATTGATTTAAGTTGGAAGTCATCGCAAATTGAAGGAAATACTTACTCTTTATTAGAAACAGAAAGATTGTTGAAAGACAAAGAAACAGCTGCCGGCAAAACAAAAGAGGAAGCGACCATGTTGCTGAATCATAAAGCTGCATTAGATTTCATTATTGAGCATACGAATTATATTGAACCTATTACTGTTTCTTCGATTGAAGATATCCATAGTATTTTGGTGAAGGAATTAGACATTAAAAGAAATATTAGAAACGGTAGAGTGGGTATTACTGGTACCAATTATAAGCCATTGGATAATGCATTTCAAATTAAAGAGGCATTGACAGCTATGTGTGCTTTGATCAATGAAAAAGAAAATGTATTTGAAAAAGCTTTACTGGTTCTGGTATTGATTTCTTATATACAACCCTTTGCGGATGGCAATAAAAGAACGGCTAGAATCATTAGCAATGCTATTTTGATGAATCATCAGTACTGTCCCATTTCTTTTAGAACGGTAGATTCTATTGAGTATAAGAAAGCGATGTTGGTATTCTATGAACTAAATAATATATCTCCTTTCAAAAATATATTCATCAATCAATTTGAATTTGCAGTGAATACCTATTTCTAG
- a CDS encoding glycerol-3-phosphate dehydrogenase/oxidase, with protein MNDLNLIYDIVIIGGGATGCGAAVDAASRGYKTLLVEQYDFAKGTSSRSTKLVHGGVRYLAQGNIKLVREALAERGRLLKNAPHVTGTQLFVVPVFSLWEKFYYSVGLKVYDILSGKLSLGKTQLLSRKKTLELLPALNPNKLVGGILYYDGQFNDAELCIDLVHTAVRHGAEVMNYTKAVGFIKEKGVIVGVELEDMLGAGIAVAGVAASADDVADGGPQAKARRVVRCKTVINATGVFTDAVLQMDDPHADTLVYPSQGIHLVIDAKHFKGTNALMIPKTDDGRVLFAVPWQGKVVVGTTDTHVDHIDVEPLPLAEEIIFLLDHFNRYCNAQLTKADVLSVFVGLRPLVKAAGTTVSSMLSRDHTLVVSPSKMVTITGGKWTTYRKMAEDAVNNAVFVGKLEGGKAAKKLDKNSAEKLAAKKGEPFVEKKCITKELPIGDLGASKKLAEQLVAADPAMGAVLLPAAVGQAYVATHLTTANAAQAHEASAIRVVDVVVAARCNYVKTVEDFLARRNRLLFLDARAAIELAPAVAKILQKELHWSDAQREAQIQSFIQLAQQYIVH; from the coding sequence ATGAATGATTTGAATCTTATATACGATATCGTGATTATTGGCGGCGGCGCAACGGGTTGCGGCGCCGCGGTAGATGCAGCTTCGCGCGGATACAAAACTTTGCTAGTTGAGCAATATGATTTTGCGAAAGGAACTTCCAGCCGCTCCACTAAGTTGGTGCATGGGGGTGTGCGGTACCTGGCACAGGGGAATATTAAATTGGTGCGCGAGGCGTTAGCCGAGCGCGGTAGGTTACTCAAAAATGCGCCACATGTAACGGGTACGCAACTCTTTGTGGTACCGGTTTTCAGCCTCTGGGAAAAATTTTATTATAGTGTTGGACTAAAAGTCTATGATATTCTTTCAGGAAAATTATCGCTAGGCAAAACCCAATTACTCTCTCGGAAGAAAACGCTGGAGTTATTGCCTGCATTGAATCCTAATAAACTAGTGGGCGGCATTTTGTATTACGATGGTCAATTCAATGATGCTGAACTCTGTATTGATTTGGTGCATACGGCCGTGCGTCATGGCGCTGAAGTAATGAATTATACAAAGGCGGTGGGCTTTATTAAGGAGAAGGGAGTAATTGTAGGAGTGGAGCTGGAAGACATGCTGGGGGCGGGTATCGCGGTTGCTGGTGTTGCTGCGAGTGCAGATGATGTTGCGGATGGCGGGCCTCAGGCTAAGGCGCGCCGTGTGGTGCGCTGCAAAACGGTGATCAACGCGACGGGCGTTTTTACCGACGCGGTCTTGCAAATGGATGATCCGCATGCCGACACCTTGGTCTATCCTTCGCAAGGCATTCACCTTGTAATTGATGCCAAACATTTTAAGGGGACCAATGCCTTAATGATTCCGAAGACCGATGACGGAAGAGTTCTGTTCGCGGTTCCTTGGCAGGGCAAAGTGGTAGTGGGTACCACCGATACCCATGTGGATCATATTGATGTAGAGCCCTTGCCATTAGCTGAAGAAATCATTTTCTTACTCGATCATTTCAATCGCTATTGCAATGCGCAACTTACCAAAGCAGATGTGCTCAGTGTTTTTGTGGGATTAAGACCGCTGGTAAAAGCAGCAGGCACAACGGTTTCGTCGATGCTTTCTCGCGATCATACTTTGGTGGTGTCTCCGAGTAAAATGGTTACCATCACGGGAGGGAAGTGGACTACCTATCGCAAAATGGCGGAAGATGCAGTGAACAATGCTGTGTTTGTAGGAAAATTAGAAGGGGGGAAAGCCGCAAAAAAATTAGATAAAAATTCTGCTGAAAAATTGGCTGCAAAAAAGGGGGAGCCTTTTGTTGAAAAAAAATGCATTACAAAAGAACTTCCGATTGGGGATTTAGGGGCTTCGAAGAAATTAGCGGAGCAGTTGGTGGCGGCAGATCCTGCGATGGGGGCAGTACTGTTGCCAGCAGCTGTTGGGCAAGCCTATGTGGCGACGCATTTGACGACAGCGAATGCAGCGCAAGCGCATGAAGCTTCCGCTATTCGTGTAGTGGATGTGGTTGTTGCGGCGCGCTGCAACTATGTTAAAACCGTGGAAGATTTTCTAGCGCGCCGCAATAGACTGCTCTTCCTAGATGCTAGAGCAGCTATAGAATTGGCTCCTGCTGTCGCAAAAATTTTACAAAAAGAATTGCACTGGTCCGATGCACAAAGAGAAGCGCAAATTCAATCCTTTATTCAATTAGCCCAACAATACATCGTCCACTGA
- a CDS encoding MIP/aquaporin family protein, protein MNAFIAELIGTAIIIAFGNGVVANVVLNKTKGNNGGLITITVGWSMAVFIGVYMAAASSGAHLNSAVTVGLASLGKFDWAMVPQYLLAQLLGAMLGQLAVFLIYKDHFNSSEGLAQRACFCTDPAIRNPVQNFITEFLATMIFMIAVLFITKGEQALGSLDALPVALVVLGIGLSFGGPTGYAINPARDLGPRMMHMILPMKNKADTDWGYAWVPIAGPILGALAAGFIFNLLQ, encoded by the coding sequence ATGAATGCATTTATCGCTGAACTAATTGGTACGGCCATCATCATTGCTTTCGGCAATGGCGTAGTAGCCAACGTGGTTTTAAACAAAACCAAAGGAAACAATGGAGGTTTAATTACCATCACAGTTGGCTGGAGTATGGCTGTTTTTATTGGCGTGTATATGGCGGCGGCTTCTAGTGGTGCGCATTTGAATTCAGCAGTCACAGTTGGATTGGCTTCCTTAGGCAAGTTTGATTGGGCCATGGTGCCGCAATATTTACTGGCGCAATTGCTAGGTGCCATGTTAGGTCAATTGGCAGTGTTCCTTATATACAAAGATCATTTTAATAGCAGCGAAGGACTCGCACAAAGAGCTTGCTTCTGCACCGATCCTGCTATTCGCAATCCAGTTCAAAATTTCATCACTGAATTTTTAGCAACGATGATTTTTATGATTGCTGTTTTATTCATCACAAAAGGAGAGCAGGCACTCGGGTCTTTAGATGCATTACCCGTAGCTTTAGTAGTGTTAGGAATTGGTTTGAGTTTTGGCGGCCCAACGGGTTATGCCATTAATCCTGCGCGTGATTTGGGTCCTCGTATGATGCATATGATTTTGCCGATGAAAAACAAAGCCGACACAGATTGGGGATACGCCTGGGTTCCCATTGCAGGCCCAATTTTAGGAGCATTGGCAGCAGGGTTCATTTTCAATTTGCTCCAATAG
- a CDS encoding AI-2E family transporter, whose amino-acid sequence MHQDHKINRYIFLGVMLLFAAFLFYTLKQFFTAFLAATIFYVLSKSTVEKLVKKRNWSKTAAAVLVIVVSFFIILLPFTFLVGMIYKKALLIAGNTDAFLAPLQDLDQRLKADYHFELLSAKNLSGMQGYVTDFISGLLSQGLSLLSAIGMMYFILFFMITNLNRMEAAIVFYLPFKREKIMLFANELQAQTVSNAIGVPLIALIQGGLAWLYYLWVGLPEPGFWGVLTGLSSVIPIIGAGLIWVPVSVYMMANMGLGYGIGLICWGTFVMGIMDNVVRFVLAKKMADVHPLVTLLGVIMGLQYFGITGLIFGPLLISYFLILLKIYYQEFQHDPTIIKKKKVTSKQFKLPFMK is encoded by the coding sequence ATGCACCAAGACCATAAGATAAACCGCTACATTTTTCTAGGCGTCATGTTATTGTTCGCTGCGTTTTTGTTTTATACCCTAAAACAATTTTTCACTGCGTTCCTTGCTGCCACTATCTTCTATGTATTGAGTAAATCCACCGTAGAAAAATTGGTAAAAAAAAGAAACTGGAGCAAAACAGCTGCTGCTGTTTTAGTGATTGTGGTTTCCTTCTTTATCATTCTCCTACCCTTCACTTTTTTAGTGGGAATGATATATAAAAAAGCCTTATTAATTGCCGGAAATACGGATGCTTTTTTAGCTCCCTTACAAGACTTAGATCAGCGATTAAAGGCAGACTATCATTTTGAATTGTTATCGGCTAAAAACTTAAGTGGCATGCAGGGATATGTCACTGATTTTATCAGTGGTTTATTAAGCCAAGGTTTGAGTTTATTAAGTGCTATTGGCATGATGTATTTCATTTTGTTTTTCATGATTACAAATCTGAACAGAATGGAAGCAGCCATTGTATTTTATTTGCCTTTTAAGCGCGAAAAAATCATGTTGTTCGCGAATGAATTGCAAGCGCAAACCGTAAGCAATGCCATTGGGGTTCCTTTGATTGCATTAATACAAGGTGGATTGGCCTGGCTGTATTATTTATGGGTGGGATTACCAGAGCCTGGTTTCTGGGGCGTACTTACAGGATTGTCATCGGTGATTCCTATTATAGGTGCCGGTTTAATCTGGGTACCGGTAAGCGTTTACATGATGGCCAATATGGGATTGGGATACGGCATTGGACTGATTTGCTGGGGAACTTTTGTAATGGGCATTATGGACAATGTAGTCAGATTTGTACTGGCTAAAAAAATGGCAGATGTGCATCCCTTGGTAACGCTATTGGGCGTAATTATGGGCTTACAATATTTTGGTATTACCGGATTAATCTTCGGGCCACTACTGATTTCTTATTTCCTGATTTTATTGAAAATCTACTACCAGGAATTTCAGCACGACCCTACTATCATCAAGAAAAAGAAAGTAACGAGTAAGCAGTTCAAGCTTCCGTTTATGAAATAA
- a CDS encoding YtxH domain-containing protein, protein MSENNKFISGLLLGVLAGSALALYLSSDKGKELLANMNIDTDEIQEDMQETYGKAKENVEELLAKAKQLVKELENKISEA, encoded by the coding sequence ATGAGCGAGAACAATAAATTCATTTCCGGCTTATTACTGGGAGTGTTGGCTGGTTCAGCATTGGCTTTATACTTATCCTCCGATAAGGGAAAAGAATTATTGGCCAATATGAATATTGATACCGATGAAATACAGGAAGATATGCAGGAAACCTATGGCAAAGCCAAAGAGAATGTGGAAGAGCTGCTTGCCAAAGCCAAGCAGTTGGTTAAAGAATTAGAAAACAAAATTTCTGAAGCATAG
- a CDS encoding phage holin family protein — protein MSDTNTFFTDAKQELEDYILNRILLAKMQVADKVSDKLAAGALMGILGTLFVFALIFGGIMAAYYLTDLTGSLVKGFGYVAAFFLGLALVVLIFRKAIASSVRNSIIKNLFK, from the coding sequence ATGTCAGATACCAATACTTTTTTTACCGACGCCAAACAAGAACTGGAAGATTATATCCTGAACAGAATCCTGTTGGCCAAAATGCAAGTGGCAGACAAAGTCAGCGACAAACTGGCTGCCGGTGCCTTGATGGGCATATTGGGTACTTTGTTTGTTTTTGCCCTTATTTTCGGTGGGATTATGGCTGCCTATTATTTAACCGACCTCACTGGTAGTTTGGTGAAGGGCTTCGGGTATGTGGCTGCATTTTTCCTGGGATTGGCCTTGGTAGTGCTGATTTTTCGAAAAGCCATTGCCTCTTCGGTTCGAAATTCTATAATCAAGAATCTTTTTAAATAG